The following is a genomic window from Balneolaceae bacterium.
GAATTGCTACACTCAAATAATTAAGATTGAAAAATCTGGAAGTGGTTATTAAAAAAAAACATGAACAAACCAAATGTTACAACCAATTCCCATCCTCTTGAAAGATTTTCCATATATATCGAAAGTAGGCTGATGACAATCATAACTATGAATGAAATATAATTTTTGCAAGAAAATTTATTGGAACGAGGTTTTTAAAACTCCACTGCATTTTCTCAGCCACGAACAGTATAAGCCAGATGGCTTTAAATATGGATAGCAGTACAACCATCAGGCCAATTAAAAAGGGAGTTCCTTCAAAAAAAATGACTCCATAACCCATCATCCATATCAATCCCGCAACAACGAGATGAACAAATGAATAAAACTTTGTTTCTCCCATCGCTAAAATGACGGGTGTAAACATAATGATGTTAAAAAAATTAATAAATAAAGCTAATCTGAAGTAAATAATGGAACCGTAATAATTTTCACCATATAAAATAATGACAACATTTTCTGCATAGAACAGAAAATAAAGTAACAACGGGTAAATGATCAGGGCAGATTTTTTCCATGCACTTTTCCAGACAGCCAGAATTTTATCACCACTATCTGGATTCTCCATCTTC
Proteins encoded in this region:
- a CDS encoding oligosaccharide flippase family protein, coding for MIASAFSFVIALFLKYRPFEKSLSSISGISYKEIFAYSVPLMTASIYGIMFRSADKFYISRYFGEEVFAEYANGFIQLPFVGMIAGATSAVLLPLFSKKMENPDSGDKILAVWKSAWKKSALIIYPLLLYFLFYAENVVIILYGENYYGSIIYFRLALFINFFNIIMFTPVILAMGETKFYSFVHLVVAGLIWMMGYGVIFFEGTPFLIGLMVVLLSIFKAIWLILFVAEKMQWSFKNLVPINFLAKIIFHS